TCTCCCCTTTTTTGAATGTCACAGAAATATCCTTCAGTACATCCAATGATGCATTCGGATAGCGGAAGTTCAGACCGTCCGCCCGGATGGCCGTCAATTCCGCCCCAATGTCCCGCTGTTGAGAAGCAGGGACATCCGTCTCCAGTTCGGCAACTGCCGACTTCACCCTTCCATATTGGCTGGCAGGATTCATCACGGGCATTATCAGGTCGAAATAGCTCAAGGCAATGAGCATCACCATCGGTACCCAAAGCGGCGTATCTTCATAGGTCAGGACGATGATCAGAACGATGGCTGCAATCTGGACTGCCTGGGCGATGAACTGCATCATCGCTTCGTATGCGGCGAGCCGGTCCTCGTTTCTTCTGATGGCCCACAGTTCAGGGGAGAGTCCTTCCCTTTGTGCGTCAGCTTTCTTCGTCACCCACAAATCGGTATAGTCATGGATGAAGTGGTACAGTTTTCCGTAAAGTGCATCATCCGTGGCTTCCCTTGCCTCGAGTGCTTTTGCCATCCTTCCTTCAAACATCTTGGGGATGGCGAATAGCAGTGTGAGTGCAATTGCTCCTGCCAGCGCCGCAAAAGCAGGACCGAAATAGATCGACAGCACTATGAGCAGCAGTGAGATCAGTACGGCTACGATATAGGGATAGATGATCCGTATATAATAGTTCTCCACCTGCTCGAAATATTGATTCAGCCTTTGGATGAACTTTACGCTATGCGTATTCCTGCCGGTGCGGATCGTACTCCTGAAATAATCCAGCCGAAGCCGCCCGATCAGCTGGAAGGTCGCCTCATGCGAAAGGAGGCGTTCTATATACTTGAATGCCCCTTTCATCATTCCGAAAAGCTTGATGACTGCGATGATCAGTATGATGACGAAAAAAGGCGGGTCAAAGAAGCTCAGACTGATCATGTAGCCGCTGAGGCCAAATAGCGCGATGCCGACAAGACCGCCCGAGAGGCCGAGGATGATGCTGTAGAGTATCTGCTTTCTTTCATTCTTTAAAAATTCCATCACGATGCCCCTTTCGCGAGGGTGATCTGCCTGTTGCTGAATGTATAGTGGCGGTCTGCAATATTGAGCAGTTTCCTCCGGTGGACGACTGCCACGATCGCCGCCTCCTGTTTGAGTTCCGCCAAGTGCTCCATGATGAGCGCTTCAGTCGTAGCGTCGAGGAATTCCGTCGGCTCATCCATCAGTATGATGCTGGGGCGCCTTATCAGGACGCGCGCAATCTTGAGTCTGACGATTTCCCCGCCAGAGAGGGGGATGTTGTGGTTCACTATCGGTGTATGGATCCCTTTCTCCAGGTTGTCCAGGCTGTCCATCAGTCCGAGCTGATCCAGTATATGGACAACTTCCTGCTCCTCATACTCGCCATCCGATACATAATCATGGATGGTCGTGTCGGAGAAGTAGACTTCATCTGAAATATATCCGATATCCTCATTGGAGAGGGCGACTGTACCCTGCTCCGGCGGATGCAGTCCAAGCAGCATGTGTATGAAGGTGCTTTTGCCGATGCCGGACGGTCCGGTGATGGCGACGAATCCCGTCTTCGGCAATGTCATATCGACATCTTCCAGCAGCATATCCTCACCGTAGCCGAGCGAGACACCTTCGAGTGCAACCGAATCGGAGGTGGCTCCGAATGTTCTGTAGTCCTCCCTGGCAGAGTCAGTGGCGAGCCACTCTTCGATGCGTTCCAGATGACCCTGCGAAAGCTTGCCATTATGGAACTCGATGCCGAGCACCTTCAGCGCATTATAGAATTCAGGCGCGAGCAGCAGGGTGAAGAACGCCGCATAGAATGTGATGCCATCAAATATGATGATCTGAAGTCCAACCTCCAGTGCAATCAGTCCGATGCCGAGTATCGTAATGAATTCAAGCATCAGTGTGGACTGGAAGGCATACTTCAGAATATGCATGGTCTCCCTGACATATCTTTCGTTGTACTGTTTGAGCTTCCCGATCACCGTATTTTCAGCCCCGGTGTGCCTCACCGTGTTCTTTCCCCTGATGAGGTTGAGGAAAAGTGTCCCGAGCTCATCGAACTGGGCAGCCTGCGCCTCCGATTCATCCTTGGTGCGGAGACCCACAAGCACATAGTAGAGCGGAACGAACGGCGCCGTAAACAGCATGATGAAGGCTGCGTTCCTGTGGATCAGGAACATCGCAGCAATGATGACGGTAAGCTTGACCATCGTCTGGATGACTGTCGGGATGAAGACCTTCTCGAATGGCCGATATTTCTCGAGATGTACGAAGATGGCGTTGAGCATCGACTCAGAATGCTTCCGCGTCTGATCGTCTATAGTGGAGACCACCCGGCCAGCAAGTGCTTCAATCCTTGAATTCGCCACACGTGCTCCGACAACCTTGTAGAGTGCAGACATCAGGGCATAAAGAAGGAAGAACAGGGCCACCCACATCAGGCCGTCGACACCCGGGGCAGCGCCCTCCATTACGATATCCTCAAGCATCATGGACAGATGATGTCCGAACATGATGAATGCTGAAACTCCAAGTGCGGACATGAGGGCATACAATATAAGGTATTTCTTTGGCATGTTCAGCTTCATATTATTCCCTTCCTGTCGACAAAAAACGTGAAGGTATACTCCACGTTTGATCAGCCGCCTATATAGCTCATATTGATTTTATTCCTCTTGCGCCGGTTTTCCGCTGTAATCTCGGTCCGGAGATCCGAATACCGGTCATCGCGCTTGTTCCATACACCTGTCAGCACTTCAACCAGTTCATCGTCTGAAATGCCTTCCCGCATAATCTGCTTGATGTCGAAACCTTCCACAGCAAACAGGCAGCCATAGAACTTGCCGTCGGATGAAAGCCGCGCGCGTGTACATGTGGAACAGAAGCTTTCCGAAACACTTGTAATGAAGCCAAGATAGGATTCTGCATCTTTATGGCGGTAGACTTTTGCCACTTCGCCATAGTAGGCGGGATTCAGGGGTTCAATATCGAACTCGTCCTCGAGCATCGCAAGAATTTCCTTCTTCGTGATCACCTTATCAAAGTTCCAGCCATTATCGTTGCCCACATCCATGAATTCTATAAACCTGAGCGTGACGGGCATCGTCTTGAAGAACCGCGCCATAGGGAGTATCTCATGTTCATTGAGGCCTTTCTGGACAACCATGTTGATCTTTATTTCAAAGCCGAGGGATATGGCATACTCGATCTGCTCGATGATCCTCGATGTACCGATGCCGCGGTCGTTGATCTGACCGAACAGCTCATCATCCATCGCATCAAGGCTGATGTTGAGCCTTCTCAGCCCCGCATCATACAACTTCTTGCCATGCTTCTTGAGCAGCAGCCCGTTTGTCGTCATTCCGATATCTTCGATGCCTTCTATTTGGTTGAGCCGGGCGATCAGCTCGTGCAGATCTTTTCTCAACAAGGGTTCCCCCCCTGTGATCCGCAGCTTTTTGACACCGAGTGACGCATAGATTTTTGCGATGCGCTCCAATTCTTCAAATGAAAGGAGCTCGTCCTTCTTCATGAATTCGAAATCGTCCCCGAAAATCTCCTTCGGCATGCAGTAGCTGCACCTGAAGTTGCAACGGTCAGTCACTGATATCCTCAAATCACGGATCGGCCTGCCAAATTTATCTGTAATGCTTTCTACCATAGGTATTCCTCCTCAGTGAATGTCCGTCTTTCTGTTTATATTCATGAACGTTCCGTTATCGATGTCATGAAGCGCTGCATCCACTTCGATCATTTCCTTCTTTTCAAATAAAGCACGCATGCTCCGCCGATTCTCTTCCAGCAGCTGTCTGATGGTTCTCGACAGATCGCTGCCCTGGTACACGGCAATGAGCGGGTGGAGGCGTTCGGCTTCCTTCGTAACGATGATCGCATCTTTATGCTCGACCGCCCGGTCATGCAGTATCTGCAGCCAGGACGGCGACACATAGGGGACGTCACATGTTACGACGAGGAGCCTTTGTCCCGGAAAAGCTTCCGCCAATGCAAAGAGTCCCCCGAGGGGACCCTGATCCTGGAATTCAGGATGGTCCACAACCGTCTGATGGCCGTTGAAGTGTGCTTTCAGACGTGCATTTGTACTGATCGCTATCCGGTCGCACTCCCCGGATTCGACGAGGGCATCGAGAGCATGCTTGTACATCGGCCTGCCCTCCAGTTCGAAGAATGCCTTGTCCTCTCCGAAACGCGTTGAGTTGCCCCCGGCCAACACGATGCCGATTGTCTCCGTCATCCACCGCTCACTGGCGGAATCAGTGCAACCTCATCGTCGTCATCTATGACCTGGTCATCCTTGACGAACGACTCGTTGCAGGCCACCTGGAACACATCCCCCTCGAGTGATGGGAACTGCGCGTATATTGCCTGCTTCAATTCGCCGGCCGTCATGGCGCTGGGGCCATCCAGTATAATCCGGCTTTCCCCGACCTTTTCCTTCAATCCTGCAAACAGCATTACTTTCATATCATTTCTCCTCCAAGCTTGGATGATACTGGCGCTGGTCGCCCATCCATTCTTCTCCGTCTTCCCATACTTCCTTCTTCCAGATGGGGACGATCTCCTTGATGCGCTCGATGGCATATTCATTGGCGCGGTAGCTGTCTTTTCTGTGTGGGGCACTCGTCACGATGACGACCGCAATATCCGAAATTTCAAGCTTTCCGACACGGTGTGCAATCGTCGTCCGGACTCCCGGCCAGCGTTCGCTGATCTCTTCCCCGATCTGGGCGAGCTTCTTCTCCGCCATCGGCTTGTATGCTTCATATTCCAGATGGACGGTCCGTGTCCCTTTCGTCCACTCCCTGACATGTCCGGTGAACATGCATACGGCGCCCTGCTTTTCATCTATTGTATATTCGTGATACCGATTGATGTCAATCGGCTCATCCACTACTTCAAACTGTTTCATCATCAGAACTCCATTCTTCAAACCATTGGATAATATTACCCTCATCATACCGCATATCAGCATGCTTTAAAACATTCCGGAGGCCTATTTTATCTACATTTGTGTGACCATCCGTAAAAGAGTGGGTGAGTACGATTTTGGGGTATTCCTCCCGTTTGTAGCCTTCTATCAATAATACATCGACCTCCCCGGCAAGCTGCATCATCTGAGCCTCCAGGGACGGCTGTACATTTTCAGTCCGCACCGACATATTCGGCGTATTGAGTATTGTGAAATCTGCCCCTTTTTCAAGGAAGCTGCCTGTATCTGTACCTGCATCGATGACACCTTTATCCAGATGGTGGTGCTTGATGACTGCCACCCGTTTACCTTTTGATTTCAGCAGCGCAACCATACGCTGGATCAGGGTCGTCTTGCCGGTATTCTTGAATCCGACGACCTGCAGAACCTTCATAGGTCGAATTGCGGTGTGCCGGTCGTCATGTCGGTCATCATGACTTTGACACCGTCCCCTTTTTCATAGCCTCTCGTGCCCCCGGGCAGGACGATGATGCCGTTGCTCCTGGCAATCGATGTGACCGCATTCGATTTGTTGAAGCCGGCTGGTCTGGCATATACCCGGCCGTCACGGTAGTCGATCTCAGCCCGGACAAAGCGGGTGAAGGGGTTCGCCTTTTTGAAGTCTCCATCAAGCACCGCATCAAGAATCGGCGCATGGATGCGGTCGTGCCCCATCATCTTGAGGAGAGCCGGCCTCGCGAAGAGCTCGAAACCGGTATAGCAGGCCGAAGGATTCCCGCTCAGACCAAAGAGCGGAGTATCATCGAGCATGCTCACCGTCGTGACGCTGCCCGGCCGCATGCCGACCTTATTGAACAACTCTACAGCACCCAGTGCTTCGTAGAGCTTCGGAAGATGATCATAATCGCCGACGGAGACACCGCCGGTCGTGATGATCGCGTCCACTTCCTGGAGCATCTCGCGCACCCTTCCGAGGAGCGCATCAAAATCATCCGCCTCCAGTGCATACATGCGTCCGTCGATATTCATCCGTTTCAGTTGGCTCAAAATCATCGGTCCGTTGGAATTCCTTATCTTTCCGGGCTTAAGCGGGGCATCGATGTCCACCAGTTCGCTGCCGGTCGCAAGTATCCCGACAATCGGCTGACGGTATACCTTCACATGCTTATAGCCGAATGTTGCCAATGTTGCCACAGCGCCTGGATTGATGAAGGTGCCCTCGGGCACTATCTTTTCGCCCTCCCTGCACTCCTCACCCCGGATGGCGATGTTTTCCCCAGCATTGAATGATTTCCTTACAGTAAATGTATTTCCCGCCTGCCGCGTCTGCTCAAACATGACGACTGCATCGGCACTCTCTGGGACCGGCGCACCCGTCATGATGCGGAAGGCTTCATTCTGCTTCAGTTCGTAGTCGCTTGTCGAACCGGCCGGGACCTCGGCGACGACTTCAAATTCGACCCTATTTTCCCCGGATGCCCCCGAACTGTCTGCTGCGCGGATTGCGAAACCATCCATCGCAGATTTGTCGAACAACGGCACATCCATGGTCGCCTTCAAGTCTTCACCAAGAATACGGCCATAACTTTCTGTATGGGAAACCGTTTCGACAGACAGTGGCTTTATGCGTTCCACGACCCGCTCCACTGCTTCCGTCACTGGGATGGGTGTACGATTCAAATTCATATCATCACTACTTTCGTCTTGTAGATTCTGTTATACTCATTGTACTAGAAAGGAAGATTCAAATGTCGGAATTCACTCATTTCAACCCGGAGGGCAGAGCCCGCATGGTCGATGTATCAGATAAAGAAGTGACGACCCGTACAGCCGCCGCCAGAAGCATCCTCGGCGTAACCGAGGAAATCCATCAGGCAATTACCGGCGGCAAGGTAAAAAAGGGGGATGTCCTGTCAGTGGCACAGGTTGCAGGCATCATGGCAGCGAAGAACACACATCAGATCATCCCGATGTGCCATCCGCTCCCCCTTTCCGGCGTCGATATATCGTTCCATTGGGATCTTGAGGACGGCCATTTCCTTCATATCGAGGCGACGGTCAAAACGACCGGCCGGACAGGCGTGGAGATGGAGGCCTTGACCGCAGCCAGTGCCGCCGCCCTCACCGTCTATGATATGTGCAAAGCCATCGACAAGGGCATGGTCATCCATGAGACGGCGCTCCTGTCAAAAACCGGAGGAAAGTCCGGAGACTACCATATCAACAAATAAGGCGTGCCCGCGGGCACGCCTTATTTGTTGAGTTCATGTACAAAGTGGTTCAGCTCAGGCACGATCAGCCGCTCCATGCCAAGCGTCACCGCTCCTGTGGAGCCGGGCAGTGCAAAGATGACTGTCCGCCCCATCGTCCCGGCCACAGCCCGCGAGAGGATGCTCCGTGACCCGATATCTTCAGTGAAGCTCAGCATCCTGAAGATCTCACCAAACCCTTCGATTTCCTTGTCGAACAACGGACGCAGCGCTTCGATCGTCACATCCCGATGGGCGATGCCC
The sequence above is drawn from the Salinicoccus roseus genome and encodes:
- the moaC gene encoding cyclic pyranopterin monophosphate synthase MoaC, with the translated sequence MSEFTHFNPEGRARMVDVSDKEVTTRTAAARSILGVTEEIHQAITGGKVKKGDVLSVAQVAGIMAAKNTHQIIPMCHPLPLSGVDISFHWDLEDGHFLHIEATVKTTGRTGVEMEALTAASAAALTVYDMCKAIDKGMVIHETALLSKTGGKSGDYHINK
- the mobB gene encoding molybdopterin-guanine dinucleotide biosynthesis protein B; this translates as MKVLQVVGFKNTGKTTLIQRMVALLKSKGKRVAVIKHHHLDKGVIDAGTDTGSFLEKGADFTILNTPNMSVRTENVQPSLEAQMMQLAGEVDVLLIEGYKREEYPKIVLTHSFTDGHTNVDKIGLRNVLKHADMRYDEGNIIQWFEEWSSDDETV
- the mobA gene encoding molybdenum cofactor guanylyltransferase, with the translated sequence MTETIGIVLAGGNSTRFGEDKAFFELEGRPMYKHALDALVESGECDRIAISTNARLKAHFNGHQTVVDHPEFQDQGPLGGLFALAEAFPGQRLLVVTCDVPYVSPSWLQILHDRAVEHKDAIIVTKEAERLHPLIAVYQGSDLSRTIRQLLEENRRSMRALFEKKEMIEVDAALHDIDNGTFMNINRKTDIH
- the moaD gene encoding molybdopterin converting factor subunit 1, with amino-acid sequence MKVMLFAGLKEKVGESRIILDGPSAMTAGELKQAIYAQFPSLEGDVFQVACNESFVKDDQVIDDDDEVALIPPVSGG
- a CDS encoding molybdenum cofactor biosynthesis protein MoaE yields the protein MKQFEVVDEPIDINRYHEYTIDEKQGAVCMFTGHVREWTKGTRTVHLEYEAYKPMAEKKLAQIGEEISERWPGVRTTIAHRVGKLEISDIAVVIVTSAPHRKDSYRANEYAIERIKEIVPIWKKEVWEDGEEWMGDQRQYHPSLEEK
- a CDS encoding molybdopterin molybdotransferase MoeA, whose protein sequence is MNLNRTPIPVTEAVERVVERIKPLSVETVSHTESYGRILGEDLKATMDVPLFDKSAMDGFAIRAADSSGASGENRVEFEVVAEVPAGSTSDYELKQNEAFRIMTGAPVPESADAVVMFEQTRQAGNTFTVRKSFNAGENIAIRGEECREGEKIVPEGTFINPGAVATLATFGYKHVKVYRQPIVGILATGSELVDIDAPLKPGKIRNSNGPMILSQLKRMNIDGRMYALEADDFDALLGRVREMLQEVDAIITTGGVSVGDYDHLPKLYEALGAVELFNKVGMRPGSVTTVSMLDDTPLFGLSGNPSACYTGFELFARPALLKMMGHDRIHAPILDAVLDGDFKKANPFTRFVRAEIDYRDGRVYARPAGFNKSNAVTSIARSNGIIVLPGGTRGYEKGDGVKVMMTDMTTGTPQFDL
- a CDS encoding ATP-binding cassette domain-containing protein, whose protein sequence is MEFLKNERKQILYSIILGLSGGLVGIALFGLSGYMISLSFFDPPFFVIILIIAVIKLFGMMKGAFKYIERLLSHEATFQLIGRLRLDYFRSTIRTGRNTHSVKFIQRLNQYFEQVENYYIRIIYPYIVAVLISLLLIVLSIYFGPAFAALAGAIALTLLFAIPKMFEGRMAKALEAREATDDALYGKLYHFIHDYTDLWVTKKADAQREGLSPELWAIRRNEDRLAAYEAMMQFIAQAVQIAAIVLIIVLTYEDTPLWVPMVMLIALSYFDLIMPVMNPASQYGRVKSAVAELETDVPASQQRDIGAELTAIRADGLNFRYPNASLDVLKDISVTFKKGEKHAIIGSSGSGKTTLIERIIHADPAVTVYSGGSETDYGALAGNASIMPQQLDFYNATVMDNVTLFGHIDRSPEEVAADLEEMGMAYYSPDTPIEFTGRLSGGEQKRLHFIRMLAEDKPWWIMDEPTARLDDSLKQKVWDRILSKPTLIISTHDLSRLESFDFIHYMEQGRIIESGSYEALMKEKGAVHQAVQRFRDYL
- the moaA gene encoding GTP 3',8-cyclase MoaA, whose translation is MVESITDKFGRPIRDLRISVTDRCNFRCSYCMPKEIFGDDFEFMKKDELLSFEELERIAKIYASLGVKKLRITGGEPLLRKDLHELIARLNQIEGIEDIGMTTNGLLLKKHGKKLYDAGLRRLNISLDAMDDELFGQINDRGIGTSRIIEQIEYAISLGFEIKINMVVQKGLNEHEILPMARFFKTMPVTLRFIEFMDVGNDNGWNFDKVITKKEILAMLEDEFDIEPLNPAYYGEVAKVYRHKDAESYLGFITSVSESFCSTCTRARLSSDGKFYGCLFAVEGFDIKQIMREGISDDELVEVLTGVWNKRDDRYSDLRTEITAENRRKRNKINMSYIGG
- a CDS encoding MogA/MoaB family molybdenum cofactor biosynthesis protein: MSIIGRIDRDIKVGVITISDTRTKDTDKGGRKVIQHLETLNAVIGEGDYMIVKDDALEITEAIEHMVDSGLDAVITTGGTGIAHRDVTIEALRPLFDKEIEGFGEIFRMLSFTEDIGSRSILSRAVAGTMGRTVIFALPGSTGAVTLGMERLIVPELNHFVHELNK
- a CDS encoding ATP-binding cassette domain-containing protein, yielding MKLNMPKKYLILYALMSALGVSAFIMFGHHLSMMLEDIVMEGAAPGVDGLMWVALFFLLYALMSALYKVVGARVANSRIEALAGRVVSTIDDQTRKHSESMLNAIFVHLEKYRPFEKVFIPTVIQTMVKLTVIIAAMFLIHRNAAFIMLFTAPFVPLYYVLVGLRTKDESEAQAAQFDELGTLFLNLIRGKNTVRHTGAENTVIGKLKQYNERYVRETMHILKYAFQSTLMLEFITILGIGLIALEVGLQIIIFDGITFYAAFFTLLLAPEFYNALKVLGIEFHNGKLSQGHLERIEEWLATDSAREDYRTFGATSDSVALEGVSLGYGEDMLLEDVDMTLPKTGFVAITGPSGIGKSTFIHMLLGLHPPEQGTVALSNEDIGYISDEVYFSDTTIHDYVSDGEYEEQEVVHILDQLGLMDSLDNLEKGIHTPIVNHNIPLSGGEIVRLKIARVLIRRPSIILMDEPTEFLDATTEALIMEHLAELKQEAAIVAVVHRRKLLNIADRHYTFSNRQITLAKGAS